Below is a genomic region from Persicimonas caeni.
GCATCAGAGACGCCGCAGAGGGTGCGTCGTAGGACGCTCTAGGAGAAAGATATGTTTGGCATTCCCGAGAAGTACTTTTGGCCTGGCCTGATCATCACGCTGCTTTCGTCGAGCGTGATCTGGTGGACCAGCATGCTGTTCATCGCCAAGTCCGACGGCGGCCCGCAGGTCGTGGACAACTACTATCAGAAGTCGGTCGACTACGAGGTCACGAAGGCCTCGCGCCTCGCCGCCCAGAAGAGCGGCTGGACGGTCGACGTGGCCTGGACGGTGGCCCAAGACAATACCGTCGAGCTTCGCTTCGTCGACAAGAGCGGAGCGCCCATCAGCGGCCTCGAGGGGAGCGTCGAGTTGCGCCGCCCCGACCGCGCCGGCGCCTTCGGCTCGGCCAAGCTCGAGCCGGTCGACGGCACACCGGGAAGCTATATGGTGCAGGTCGCACCCGACAAACCCGGATTGTGGGACATGGTCATCGACGCGCGTCAGGGCAGCCAGGACTATCGGTTCGAGGTCCGTGAGGAGGTCTCCCTTTGAGCGACGTCGTCTCCGATAAGCGGGTCGACGAGGCGCTCGAGTGCGCCCACTGCGGCCTGCCCGTGCCCGGCGAGCCGGAAGGGCCGGGGCCGCATTTTTGCTGTCCGGGTTGCCGCGCGGTCTACAGCGCGCTGCACGAGGCGGGGTTGGAAGATTTCTACCAACTCCGCGAGATCACGGGCGCCGACGGCGGCGCGCCGGTGGGAGAAGAGCTTCCCAGCGCCGGCGAAGACTTCGACGCCGAATGGTTCACCGAGCGGCACACGCGCGAGCTGGCCGACGGCACGCGCGAGGCCGAGCTGTATATCGAGGGCGTCCACTGTGCGGGCTGCGTTTGGATCACCGAGCGCATGCCCCAATACGTCGATGGCGTGGTCGACGCCCGCCTCGACTTGCCCCGCGCCCGCCTGACGGTGCGCTGGGAGCCCGAACAGGGCAAATTGTCGAAGGCCGCCGATTGGCTGGCCCACTTTGGCTACTCCCCCCATCCGATTCGCGGCGAAAACAGCCGTGCGCGCACTCGCGGCGAGCGCAAACTCCTGTTCAAAGTCGGCGTCTCTTGGGCGCTGGCGGCCAACGTCATGTTGCTCGCCCTGGCGCTGTATGCCGGCCTCGATCTGGCCAACGATGCAGCGCTGGCCACCGGCGTGCGTTGGCTGAGCCTGGTGCTCGCCACCGGCTCGGTGCTGTATGGCGGCGCCGAGTTCTTCCGGCGCGCGGCCGTGTCGATTCGATCCGTATTCGGCG
It encodes:
- a CDS encoding FixH family protein, which codes for MFGIPEKYFWPGLIITLLSSSVIWWTSMLFIAKSDGGPQVVDNYYQKSVDYEVTKASRLAAQKSGWTVDVAWTVAQDNTVELRFVDKSGAPISGLEGSVELRRPDRAGAFGSAKLEPVDGTPGSYMVQVAPDKPGLWDMVIDARQGSQDYRFEVREEVSL